The Streptomyces sp. SS1-1 genome has a segment encoding these proteins:
- a CDS encoding UDP-N-acetylmuramoyl-L-alanyl-D-glutamate--2,6-diaminopimelate ligase, with the protein MTYPGPPRPVQVAATPLAELADQLGAATPAQRDGSVEITGITHDSRAVRPGDLYAALPGARLHGADFVTQAAGLGAAAVLTDPTGAERAAATGLPVLVVDDPRGRMGELAATIYGRPGRDLLQIGITGTSGKTTTAYLVEGGLRTARSTGLIGTVEMRIGDERIKSERTTPEATDLQALFAVMRERGVEAVAMEVSSHALVLGRVDGCVFDIAVFTNLSPEHMEFHSGMEDYFQAKAQLFTPARSRLGVVNLDDEYGRRLVKEAGVPVVTFSAEGHPDADWRAEDVRIGPMDATFTVIGPKDERIAATSPLAGPFNVANTLAAIVALAAAGLDPQTAADGIAAVPGVPGRLERVDEGQPYLAVVDYAHKTDAVESVLKALRKVTEGKVHVVLGCGGDRDRTKREPMGAAAARLADTAVLTSDNPRSEDPLAILAAMLRGAASVPAHERGEVQVFEDRAAAIAAAVARAQPGDTVLIAGKGHEQGQDIAGVVRPFDDRQVLREAIKKTQG; encoded by the coding sequence GTGACGTATCCGGGACCGCCCAGGCCGGTACAGGTCGCCGCCACACCCCTGGCGGAACTCGCCGATCAGCTGGGTGCCGCCACGCCGGCACAGCGGGACGGCTCCGTCGAGATCACGGGCATCACCCATGACTCGCGTGCCGTCCGCCCCGGCGACCTGTACGCCGCCCTGCCGGGCGCCCGCCTGCACGGCGCCGACTTCGTGACCCAGGCCGCCGGCCTCGGCGCGGCCGCCGTGCTGACCGACCCGACCGGCGCCGAACGCGCCGCCGCGACCGGCCTGCCGGTCCTCGTCGTCGACGACCCGCGCGGCCGGATGGGCGAACTCGCGGCCACCATCTACGGCCGGCCGGGCCGCGATCTGCTCCAGATCGGCATCACCGGCACCTCGGGCAAGACCACCACCGCCTACCTCGTCGAGGGCGGCCTCAGGACGGCCCGTTCGACCGGCCTCATCGGCACGGTCGAGATGCGCATCGGCGACGAGCGGATCAAGTCCGAGCGCACCACCCCGGAAGCCACCGACCTCCAGGCCCTGTTCGCCGTCATGCGCGAACGCGGCGTCGAGGCGGTCGCCATGGAGGTCTCCAGCCACGCCCTGGTGCTCGGGCGGGTCGACGGCTGTGTCTTCGACATCGCCGTCTTCACCAACCTCAGCCCGGAGCACATGGAGTTCCACTCCGGCATGGAGGACTACTTCCAGGCCAAGGCGCAGCTGTTCACCCCGGCGCGCAGCCGGCTCGGCGTGGTCAACCTCGACGACGAGTACGGCCGCCGGCTCGTGAAGGAGGCCGGCGTCCCGGTCGTCACCTTCTCCGCCGAGGGGCACCCGGACGCCGACTGGCGTGCCGAGGACGTCCGGATCGGCCCCATGGACGCCACGTTCACGGTGATCGGCCCGAAGGACGAGCGGATCGCGGCCACCTCGCCGCTGGCCGGCCCCTTCAACGTGGCGAACACCCTCGCCGCGATCGTCGCCCTCGCCGCGGCCGGCCTCGACCCGCAGACCGCCGCCGACGGCATCGCCGCCGTACCGGGCGTGCCGGGCCGGCTGGAGCGCGTGGACGAGGGACAGCCGTACCTCGCGGTCGTGGACTACGCCCACAAGACCGACGCCGTCGAGTCCGTCCTCAAGGCCCTGCGCAAAGTCACCGAGGGCAAGGTGCACGTGGTGCTCGGCTGCGGCGGCGACCGGGACAGGACGAAACGGGAGCCGATGGGCGCGGCCGCCGCGCGGCTCGCCGACACCGCCGTCCTGACCTCCGACAACCCCCGCTCCGAGGACCCGCTCGCGATCCTCGCGGCCATGCTCCGGGGCGCCGCCTCGGTGCCGGCGCACGAGCGCGGCGAGGTGCAGGTCTTCGAGGACCGGGCCGCCGCGATCGCCGCCGCCGTCGCCCGCGCGCAGCCCGGGGACACCGTGCTGATCGCGGGCAAGGGCCACGAGCAGGGCCAGGACATCGCCGGGGTGGTGCGTCCCTTCGACGACCGCCAGGTGCTGCGCGAAGCCATCAAGAAGACCCAGGGATGA
- a CDS encoding UDP-N-acetylmuramoyl-tripeptide--D-alanyl-D-alanine ligase produces the protein MIALSLAEIAEVVGGQTYDIPDPSVQVTGSVVRDSREVEPGSLFVAFVGERADGHDYAEAVVAAGAAAVLGSRPVGVPAIVVPDVQKALGALARHVVRRLGATLVALTGSAGKTSTKDLIAQVLRHKAPTVFTPGSLNNEIGLPLTALSATEETRFLVLEMGARGIGHIRYLTELTPPKVGLVLNVGTAHIGEFGGREQIAQAKGELVESLPPAEEGGIAVLNADDPLVRAMTSRTKAKVVLFGESDEADVRAENVRLTDSGQPSFVLHTPSGCSDVTMRLYGEHHVSNALAAAAVAHELGMSAEEIATALSEAGSLSRWRMEVTERPDGVTVVNDAYNANPESMRAALRALAAMGKGRRTWAVLGKMAELGDEALAEHDAVGRLAVRLNVGKLVAVGGREASWLQLGAYNEGSWGEESVHVSDAQAAVDLLRSELRPGDVVLVKASRSVGLESVAEALLAGGTEGEVAAR, from the coding sequence GTGATCGCCCTCTCTCTCGCCGAGATCGCAGAAGTCGTCGGCGGGCAGACGTACGACATACCGGATCCGTCGGTCCAGGTCACCGGATCCGTCGTCCGGGACTCCCGTGAGGTGGAGCCCGGCAGTCTCTTCGTCGCCTTCGTCGGCGAGCGCGCCGACGGCCACGACTACGCCGAGGCGGTCGTGGCGGCCGGCGCCGCCGCCGTCCTCGGCTCACGCCCGGTGGGCGTGCCCGCGATCGTCGTACCGGACGTACAGAAGGCACTCGGCGCCCTCGCCCGCCACGTCGTCCGCCGGCTCGGCGCGACCCTCGTCGCCCTGACCGGCTCCGCCGGCAAGACCAGCACCAAGGACCTCATCGCCCAGGTGCTCCGCCACAAGGCGCCGACCGTGTTCACGCCGGGCTCGCTCAACAACGAGATCGGGCTGCCCCTCACCGCCCTCAGCGCCACCGAGGAGACCCGCTTCCTGGTGCTGGAGATGGGCGCGCGGGGCATCGGCCACATCCGCTACCTGACCGAACTGACCCCGCCCAAGGTCGGCCTGGTGCTCAACGTCGGCACCGCGCACATCGGCGAGTTCGGCGGCCGTGAGCAGATCGCCCAGGCGAAGGGCGAACTCGTCGAGAGCCTCCCCCCGGCCGAGGAGGGCGGCATCGCGGTCCTCAACGCCGACGACCCTCTCGTGCGGGCCATGACCTCCCGTACGAAGGCGAAGGTGGTCCTTTTCGGAGAGTCCGACGAAGCGGACGTTCGCGCCGAGAACGTGCGACTCACGGACAGCGGACAGCCCTCGTTCGTCCTTCACACACCCTCCGGGTGCAGCGATGTGACCATGCGCCTGTACGGTGAGCACCACGTGTCGAACGCGCTCGCCGCGGCCGCCGTCGCCCATGAGCTGGGCATGTCCGCGGAAGAGATCGCCACCGCGCTCTCCGAGGCGGGCTCCCTCTCCCGCTGGCGGATGGAGGTCACCGAGCGCCCGGACGGCGTGACGGTCGTCAACGACGCCTACAACGCGAACCCCGAGTCCATGCGAGCCGCTCTGCGCGCCCTCGCGGCGATGGGCAAGGGGCGTCGTACGTGGGCGGTGCTCGGCAAGATGGCCGAGCTCGGGGACGAGGCGCTCGCCGAGCACGACGCGGTCGGACGGCTCGCCGTCCGGCTCAATGTCGGCAAGCTCGTCGCGGTCGGGGGCAGGGAAGCGTCCTGGCTGCAACTGGGCGCATATAACGAGGGTTCGTGGGGTGAGGAGTCGGTGCACGTGTCCGACGCACAGGCGGCGGTCGACCTGTTGCGCAGCGAGTTGCGCCCAGGGGACGTCGTGCTCGTGAAGGCGTCCCGTTCGGTCGGTCTGGAGAGCGTCGCCGAGGCGCTGCTCGCGGGCGGTACCGAGGGTGAGGTCGCCGCCCGATGA
- the rsmH gene encoding 16S rRNA (cytosine(1402)-N(4))-methyltransferase RsmH, whose product MTGREALPNTDGGRREDRHIPVMLQRCLDLLAPALEEPGAVVVDCTLGLGGHSEALLRRFPEARLVALDRDTEALRLSGERLAPYGERARLVHAVYDELPDVLARLGIPRVQGVLFDLGVSSMQLDEADRGFAYAQDAPLDMRMDQTTGISAAEVLNTYPPGELVRILRAYGEEKQAKRIVAAVVRERDKEPFTNSARLVELIRDALPQAAKRTGGNPAKRTFQALRIEVNGELSVLERAIPAAVDALAVGGRIAVLSYHSLEDRLVKQVLAAGAANTAPPGLPVVPERYQPRLKLLTRGAELPTEEEVAENRRAAPARLRGAERIRESIE is encoded by the coding sequence GTGACAGGGCGCGAAGCGCTTCCGAACACGGACGGCGGGCGACGGGAGGACCGGCACATCCCGGTCATGCTCCAGCGGTGCCTCGACCTGCTGGCCCCCGCCCTGGAGGAGCCGGGAGCCGTCGTCGTCGACTGCACCCTCGGGCTCGGCGGGCACAGCGAGGCCCTGCTCCGGCGCTTCCCCGAGGCCCGGCTCGTCGCGCTCGACCGGGACACCGAGGCGCTGCGCCTGTCCGGCGAACGGCTCGCCCCCTACGGCGAGCGCGCCCGCCTCGTGCACGCCGTCTACGACGAACTCCCCGACGTCCTCGCCCGCCTCGGCATCCCGCGCGTCCAGGGCGTCCTGTTCGACCTCGGCGTCTCCTCCATGCAGCTCGACGAGGCCGACCGGGGCTTCGCCTACGCCCAGGACGCCCCGCTCGACATGCGTATGGACCAGACCACCGGGATCAGCGCCGCCGAGGTCCTGAACACCTACCCGCCCGGCGAGCTCGTCCGCATCCTGCGCGCCTACGGCGAGGAGAAGCAGGCCAAGCGGATCGTGGCGGCCGTGGTGCGCGAACGCGACAAGGAGCCGTTCACCAACAGCGCCCGGCTCGTGGAGCTCATCCGGGACGCGCTGCCGCAGGCCGCCAAGCGCACCGGCGGCAACCCGGCCAAGCGCACCTTCCAGGCGCTGCGCATCGAGGTCAACGGCGAGCTGTCCGTCCTGGAGCGGGCCATCCCGGCCGCCGTGGACGCCCTCGCCGTGGGCGGGCGGATCGCCGTGCTGTCGTACCACTCGCTGGAGGACCGGCTCGTCAAGCAGGTCCTCGCGGCCGGCGCCGCCAATACCGCCCCGCCCGGGCTGCCCGTCGTGCCCGAGCGCTACCAGCCCCGGCTCAAGCTGCTGACACGCGGTGCCGAACTTCCCACGGAGGAAGAGGTCGCCGAGAACCGCCGTGCCGCACCGGCACGGCTGCGCGGCGCCGAGCGCATCAGGGAGTCCATCGAATGA
- a CDS encoding AAA family ATPase: MTTYDDRASLTDLTATAERVRSSVEGVIEGKPEVVRLSLTVLLAEGHLLIEDVPGVGKTMLAKALARSIDCSVRRIQFTPDLLPSDITGVSIWDQQRKDFEFKPGAIFAQIVIGDEINRASPKTQSALLESMEERQVTIDGQTYELPSPFMVVATQNPVEMEGTYPLPEAQRDRFMARVSVGYPSVEAELQMLDVHGGVSPLEDLQPVAHAHDIVKLIDAVRGVHVAEPVRRYAVELVAATRIHPDLRLGASPRATLHLLRAAKASAALQGRDYALPDDVQALATAVLAHRLLPTAQAQLNRRTSEQVVQEILQRTPVPAAPHQQSGFGGLGRGAAAYGQQPPRRLG, translated from the coding sequence GTGACGACCTATGACGATCGAGCGAGCCTCACAGATCTGACCGCCACAGCGGAGCGTGTCCGCAGTTCGGTGGAGGGTGTGATCGAGGGCAAGCCCGAGGTCGTACGGCTTTCGCTGACCGTACTGCTCGCCGAGGGGCATCTTCTGATCGAGGATGTCCCCGGTGTGGGCAAGACCATGCTGGCCAAGGCGCTGGCGCGATCCATCGACTGCTCGGTGCGGCGGATCCAGTTCACGCCCGACCTGCTGCCGTCCGACATCACGGGCGTGTCCATCTGGGACCAGCAGCGCAAGGACTTCGAGTTCAAGCCGGGCGCGATCTTCGCGCAGATCGTGATCGGCGACGAGATCAACCGCGCCTCGCCGAAGACCCAGTCCGCGCTCCTGGAGTCCATGGAGGAGCGCCAGGTCACCATCGACGGGCAGACCTACGAGCTGCCCAGCCCCTTCATGGTGGTGGCCACGCAGAACCCGGTCGAGATGGAGGGCACCTACCCGCTGCCCGAGGCCCAGCGCGACCGCTTCATGGCCCGGGTGTCCGTCGGCTACCCCAGCGTGGAGGCCGAGCTGCAGATGCTGGACGTCCACGGCGGGGTGTCCCCGCTGGAGGACCTGCAGCCGGTGGCCCACGCGCACGACATCGTCAAGCTCATCGACGCCGTGCGCGGTGTCCACGTGGCCGAGCCGGTGCGCCGGTACGCGGTGGAGCTGGTCGCGGCCACGCGCATCCACCCGGACCTCAGGCTCGGCGCCTCCCCGCGCGCGACGCTGCACCTGCTGCGCGCGGCGAAGGCGTCCGCGGCGCTCCAGGGCCGGGACTACGCGCTGCCGGACGATGTCCAGGCCCTCGCCACGGCCGTCCTGGCCCACCGTCTGCTGCCCACCGCGCAGGCCCAGCTCAACCGGCGCACCTCCGAGCAGGTCGTGCAGGAGATCCTGCAGCGCACGCCGGTGCCCGCCGCGCCCCACCAGCAGAGCGGCTTCGGCGGTCTCGGCCGCGGCGCCGCCGCGTACGGCCAGCAGCCGCCGCGGAGGCTGGGATGA
- a CDS encoding peptidoglycan D,D-transpeptidase FtsI family protein: MSDREPPRRRVPGPAKPARSGGAQRRPGPGARPARRPARPRPGAQGAIRLGSPRPRLRMVGLALTLVLSAFVVRLLQVQGVDASTYAAKAQKNRYVGYTLAAERGGITDRNGVALATSVDAYDITADPTLFTREQLGVDDGPEQAAALLAPILGQEQDAIVRKLRPANKNLRYTLLASRQTPQVWKQIKDLKTALATKSEADKATVNVLGGVLSVASSKRVYPNGDLAAGILGWVNADGKGGGGVEQQLNKELSGKDGEIRYAQSGGRQVPTVNATETPAVPGSDVELTIDRDIQWAAQNAITEQVEKSKADRGYVIVQDTRTGEVLAMANAPGFDPNDLSEASGANMGNAALQDAYEPGSTAKIMSMAAVLEEGVATPGTHVVVPNRLHRGDRLFKDDIDHETWHLTLNGVLAKSSNIGTILATGQLGKTQPKANKVLYDYLRKFGLGSYTGLGFPGETPGILAAPAKWSTSQQYTIPFGQGLSLNAMQAASIYSTIANGGVRVEPTLVRGTKSPDGQFTEAPEPRKTRVISAKTAKTLARMLESVVDDREGTGTKARIPGYRVAGKTGTANRVDPATGKYRGYTSSFAGFAPADKPRITVYCAIQNATQGNYFGGQICGPIYKQVMEFALKTLQVPPTGAKPASLPVSYKP; the protein is encoded by the coding sequence GTGTCCGACAGGGAACCGCCGCGCCGCCGTGTGCCCGGACCCGCGAAGCCCGCCCGCTCCGGCGGCGCCCAGCGGCGCCCGGGACCCGGCGCGCGCCCGGCCCGCCGCCCGGCCCGGCCCCGCCCCGGCGCCCAGGGCGCCATCCGGCTCGGCAGCCCCCGGCCCCGGCTGCGCATGGTCGGCCTGGCCCTGACCCTCGTGCTGAGCGCCTTCGTGGTGCGCCTGCTCCAGGTGCAGGGCGTCGACGCGAGCACGTACGCCGCCAAGGCCCAGAAGAACCGCTACGTCGGCTACACCCTGGCCGCCGAGCGCGGCGGCATCACCGACCGCAACGGCGTGGCCCTCGCGACCAGCGTCGACGCGTACGACATCACGGCCGACCCCACCCTGTTCACCCGCGAGCAGCTCGGCGTCGACGACGGCCCCGAGCAGGCGGCCGCCCTGCTCGCGCCGATCCTCGGCCAGGAGCAGGACGCGATCGTCAGGAAGCTCCGGCCCGCGAACAAGAACCTGCGCTACACCCTGCTGGCCAGCCGTCAGACCCCGCAGGTCTGGAAGCAGATCAAGGACCTGAAGACGGCGCTGGCCACCAAGTCCGAGGCCGACAAGGCCACGGTGAACGTCCTCGGCGGCGTCCTGTCGGTCGCCAGCAGCAAGCGCGTGTACCCCAACGGCGACCTCGCCGCCGGGATACTGGGCTGGGTCAACGCCGACGGCAAGGGCGGCGGCGGGGTCGAGCAGCAGCTGAACAAGGAGCTGTCCGGCAAGGACGGCGAGATCCGCTACGCCCAGTCCGGCGGGCGGCAGGTCCCCACCGTCAACGCCACCGAGACGCCGGCCGTGCCCGGCAGCGACGTCGAGCTCACCATCGACCGCGACATCCAGTGGGCCGCGCAGAACGCGATCACCGAACAGGTCGAGAAGTCCAAGGCCGACCGCGGGTACGTCATCGTCCAGGACACCCGCACCGGCGAGGTCCTCGCCATGGCCAACGCGCCCGGGTTCGACCCCAACGACCTGTCCGAGGCCAGCGGCGCCAACATGGGCAACGCGGCCCTGCAGGACGCCTACGAGCCCGGCTCCACCGCCAAGATCATGTCGATGGCCGCCGTGCTGGAGGAGGGCGTGGCCACCCCCGGCACCCATGTCGTCGTACCGAACCGGCTGCACCGCGGCGACCGTCTCTTCAAGGACGACATCGACCACGAGACCTGGCACCTCACGCTCAACGGCGTCCTCGCCAAGTCGAGCAACATCGGCACGATCCTCGCCACCGGCCAGCTCGGCAAGACCCAGCCGAAGGCCAACAAGGTCCTCTACGACTACCTGCGCAAGTTCGGCCTCGGCAGCTACACCGGGCTCGGCTTCCCCGGCGAGACACCGGGCATCCTGGCCGCCCCCGCCAAGTGGTCGACGTCGCAGCAGTACACGATTCCTTTCGGCCAGGGCCTCTCCCTCAACGCCATGCAGGCGGCGTCCATCTACTCGACGATCGCCAACGGCGGCGTCCGCGTGGAGCCGACGCTCGTCCGCGGCACCAAGAGCCCCGACGGGCAGTTCACCGAGGCGCCCGAGCCCCGGAAGACCCGGGTGATCAGCGCGAAGACGGCGAAGACGCTCGCCCGGATGCTGGAGTCCGTCGTGGACGACCGCGAGGGCACCGGCACCAAGGCGCGCATCCCCGGCTACCGCGTCGCGGGCAAGACGGGTACGGCGAACCGAGTGGATCCGGCCACCGGCAAGTACCGCGGCTACACGTCGTCGTTCGCCGGGTTCGCACCCGCGGACAAGCCCCGGATCACCGTCTACTGCGCCATCCAGAACGCCACCCAGGGCAACTACTTCGGCGGCCAGATCTGCGGCCCCATCTACAAGCAGGTCATGGAGTTCGCGCTGAAGACCCTCCAGGTCCCGCCGACCGGGGCCAAGCCCGCCAGCCTTCCGGTCTCCTACAAACCCTGA
- a CDS encoding DUF58 domain-containing protein, whose protein sequence is MTSDEAGPADADRGDRSGVRTALAGLTTRGRSFLAAGVAAAVCAYVLGQSDLLRVGLLLAVLPLVCAAVLYRTRYRVAASRRLSPARVPAGSEARVHLGIENVSRLPTGLLMLQDRVPYVLGPRPRFVLDRVEAGGRREVSYRVRSDLRGRYPLGPLQLRLSDPFGMCELTRSFSAHDDLTVVPRVEALPPVRFGGEAKGYGDGRQRSLALAGEDDVIPRGYRYGDDLRRVHWRSTARYGELMVRREEQPQRSRCTVLLDTRGDAYQGAGPDSAFEWAVSGAASVLVHMLERGFSVRLLTDTGSSVPGEGADGFAGASQESADAAGLMMDTLAVIDHSDGSGLSRAYDVLRGGNEGLLVAFLGDLDEEQAAVAARMRQRSGGAIAFVLDSGTWMREATDVPGPLTSRQEERLHLLRDAGWTVLAVPRGVSLEQMWRQADRERGGLTAAGGGEAWR, encoded by the coding sequence ATGACCTCCGACGAGGCCGGCCCGGCCGACGCGGACCGCGGTGACCGCAGCGGGGTCCGCACGGCACTGGCCGGTCTGACGACGCGCGGGCGGTCGTTCCTCGCCGCGGGCGTCGCGGCCGCCGTCTGCGCCTATGTGCTCGGCCAGAGCGATCTGCTGCGCGTCGGGCTGCTGCTCGCCGTGCTGCCGCTCGTCTGCGCGGCCGTGCTGTACCGCACCCGCTACCGGGTCGCGGCCAGCCGGCGCCTGTCCCCCGCGCGCGTGCCGGCGGGCAGCGAGGCCCGGGTGCACCTGGGCATCGAGAACGTCTCCCGGCTGCCCACCGGACTGCTGATGCTCCAGGACCGGGTGCCGTACGTCCTCGGGCCCCGGCCCCGCTTCGTGCTGGACCGGGTGGAGGCGGGCGGGCGGCGCGAGGTGTCCTACCGGGTGCGCTCGGACCTGCGCGGCCGCTATCCGCTGGGCCCGCTGCAGCTGCGGCTGAGCGACCCGTTCGGCATGTGCGAGCTGACCCGCTCCTTCTCGGCGCACGACGACCTCACCGTCGTCCCGCGCGTGGAGGCGCTGCCGCCGGTCCGCTTCGGCGGCGAGGCGAAGGGCTACGGCGACGGACGGCAGCGCTCCCTGGCGCTGGCCGGCGAGGACGACGTGATCCCGCGCGGCTACCGCTACGGCGACGACCTGCGCCGGGTGCACTGGCGCTCCACCGCCCGCTACGGCGAACTCATGGTGCGCCGCGAGGAGCAGCCGCAGCGTTCCCGCTGCACCGTGCTGCTGGACACCCGGGGCGACGCCTACCAGGGCGCGGGCCCCGACTCGGCGTTCGAGTGGGCCGTCTCGGGCGCGGCGTCCGTGCTGGTGCACATGCTGGAGCGGGGCTTCTCCGTGCGGCTGCTGACCGACACCGGCTCGTCGGTGCCCGGCGAGGGCGCGGACGGGTTCGCCGGTGCCAGCCAGGAGTCGGCGGACGCCGCCGGGCTGATGATGGACACCCTCGCGGTGATCGACCACTCCGACGGCAGCGGCCTGTCGCGCGCGTACGACGTGCTGCGCGGCGGCAACGAGGGACTGCTGGTCGCCTTTCTCGGCGACCTCGACGAGGAGCAGGCGGCGGTGGCCGCCCGGATGCGGCAGCGCAGCGGCGGCGCGATCGCCTTCGTGCTGGACAGCGGGACGTGGATGCGGGAGGCGACGGACGTCCCCGGGCCCCTGACCTCCCGGCAGGAGGAGCGGCTGCATCTGCTGCGCGACGCCGGCTGGACGGTCCTGGCCGTGCCGCGCGGCGTCTCGCTGGAACAGATGTGGCGGCAGGCGGACCGGGAGCGCGGCGGGCTCACCGCGGCCGGTGGCGGGGAGGCATGGCGATGA
- a CDS encoding beta-class carbonic anhydrase produces the protein MTTSASVPAGSDDAIDRTGTVTDRLVDANAQYASEFSDPGMDARPVLQVAVVACMDARLDLHAALGLELGDCHTIRNAGGVVTDDVIRSLTISQRALGTRSIVLIHHTNCGLESLTEEFRHELEMEVGQRPAWAVESFRDVDQDVRQSMRRVRTSPFLLHKDDVRGFVFDVKTGLLREVEAA, from the coding sequence ATGACGACTTCCGCATCGGTACCCGCCGGCTCCGACGACGCGATAGACCGCACGGGGACGGTCACCGACCGCCTCGTCGACGCCAACGCGCAGTACGCGTCCGAGTTCTCGGACCCGGGCATGGACGCGCGTCCGGTCCTGCAGGTGGCCGTCGTGGCCTGCATGGACGCCCGTCTCGACCTGCACGCCGCGCTGGGTCTGGAGCTCGGCGACTGTCACACCATCCGCAACGCGGGCGGTGTCGTCACCGACGACGTGATCCGCTCGCTCACCATCAGCCAGCGGGCCCTCGGCACCCGCAGCATCGTCCTGATCCACCACACCAACTGCGGTCTGGAGTCCCTCACGGAGGAGTTCCGGCACGAGCTGGAGATGGAGGTCGGCCAGCGCCCGGCGTGGGCGGTGGAGTCCTTCCGGGACGTCGACCAGGACGTCCGTCAGTCGATGCGGCGGGTGCGCACCTCGCCGTTCCTGCTGCACAAGGACGATGTGCGCGGCTTCGTCTTCGATGTGAAGACGGGCCTGCTGCGCGAGGTCGAGGCGGCCTGA
- a CDS encoding septum formation initiator family protein — protein sequence MSRKPELRGRAARLARLLPAGAGRAARAPFVLLVVLLLGGGLIGLLVLNSALSEGAFRLDDLERDTKSLTDEEQSLQRDIDAYSAPDALQRRARELGMVPGGDPAFLGPDGTVKGVPSAAAVDPAAARDPLVLAPEALAGDPAAPGAEPAEPAPADGSPQGTPTPAPYPSDAQPSPYPTPGR from the coding sequence GTGAGCAGGAAACCCGAACTGAGAGGCCGGGCGGCCCGGCTCGCCCGGCTCCTGCCCGCCGGGGCCGGACGAGCCGCCCGCGCCCCCTTCGTCCTGCTCGTCGTCCTCCTCCTCGGCGGCGGACTCATCGGGCTGCTCGTGCTGAACTCCGCCCTCAGCGAGGGCGCGTTCCGGCTGGACGACCTCGAACGGGACACGAAGTCCCTCACCGACGAGGAGCAGTCCCTGCAACGCGACATCGACGCCTACTCCGCGCCCGACGCCCTGCAGCGCCGGGCCCGGGAACTCGGCATGGTGCCCGGCGGCGACCCCGCGTTCCTCGGCCCCGACGGCACCGTCAAGGGCGTCCCCAGCGCCGCCGCCGTCGATCCCGCCGCCGCCCGGGACCCGCTCGTGCTCGCCCCCGAGGCCCTCGCCGGCGACCCGGCGGCACCCGGCGCGGAACCCGCCGAGCCCGCCCCGGCGGACGGCTCGCCGCAGGGCACGCCCACCCCGGCCCCGTACCCCTCCGACGCACAGCCCTCCCCGTACCCGACCCCCGGCAGGTGA